From the genome of Pseudomonadota bacterium:
AAAAGAACGACAATCCGGCACGTCCGGCGCTGAACAATTCTTTCAGGGTATGATAGCCGTGCTTGTGAATATTCTTGACCAGATAGAGAAAAAGATAGGCGGTCTGCAAGGCGTCTTCCAGGGCATCATGCTTTGAAAACTCAGGAAGACCGTAGGTTTTGACCAGATCAGCGAGATTATAGCTGACCTGCAGGTTGAAACGATCATGGTACTGCTCCCAGCACATGGCGGTATAGGCCTGGGAAAGACGCATGGTATCCAGGCAGGGGTTGCGCATCACCCCGCCGAGAATCCTCTTTGCCGCCCGGTTGACAAAGGCAACGTCAAGATCCACGTAATGCCCTACGAGCAGGGCATTGCCGCAGAATTCGATGAATTTATCCAGAATCGCGGCAATTGCCGGGGCGTCCTCGAGCTGCTCCGGGGTAATCCGGTGAATGAGTGTGCTGTCGCGGGGTTCCAGGGAGTCAGGCCTGACAAAGGTATGAAAGGTTTCCCCGGCAATAATCTTCAACCCCCTGATACGCACCGCGCCGATGGAGATAATCTCGTCTTTCTTCCGGTTCATGCCGGTGAGTTCGGTGTCAAAAACCACAAACTCGTAATCACTCAAAGGCATATTCTGATCAAGGGTATTAAAAAAGACGTTGTTCTCTCGAATGAGGGGATGCACTTCTTTTGGTTCTTTAGCGCCCAGCATTTTTAAAAACATGCAATATCCCCCGGCTTCAGACCTATCATGATCATGCATTCACCAGCTTGAATTCATACTGGATAAAATTCTGCATGCGTTGAATAACTGCAAAGGCTTCTTTCAGAGTCCTTTTTTCAAGGTCGGAAAGATATTTCGGGTTAATGTAGTTATCAGGAGTTTTTCCGTCTTCAAGCTTCTGCAGTTGGTGAACAAGGCGTAATTGCATGAGAAATTCATAGGCTTCGATCATCTCCAGATACAATTCCCGCGGCATTGCCTCACGCTCCTGCAGGAGTTGCAGGCGAACCAGAGTGTTTGTTTCCTGAACCCCGTGTTTCAGTGACATAAGCCGGGCAAAATCCACAAAAGGCACCAGCCCCCTGGTCTTAAAATCAAGCTGGTCCTTGTGTTCACCGTCTTTTTCCACAATCAGATTCTTGAAAAAGGACAGCGGCGGACGGGTACGCTGGCAATCTCTTGCAAGATGCAGCAGGAAAATATCCCGTTTTGCGGCTTCGGCAGCCAGGTGTTTTCTTAGAGCATTCGCAAGTTCAAGATCCCCGAAGCCGCCGCGGAAATCAAAAAATATCGTGGCGTTCAAGACCTCCTCGGGATTCGGAGTCATTATCCAGCGATCGAAATACCCCTCCCAGGTGGCATAGGATTGCCGCCATCTGGGATTGGAGGCCATGATATCTCCAGGGCAGCGGGGATAGCCGCATTTGACCAGATGTTCGATGGCCTTCTCGCCGAACACCTTGAAATACTCCTCAGCAGCTTTAGCCTGTTTTTCATTTACAGGATTGCTGTAAATGATCGCGTTGTCCTGATCGGTCATGAAGGTCTGCTCACGGCGGCCCTCACTTCCCATGAGCAGCCAGCAGAAAGAGACCGGCGGATTGCCCAGCTCGACCACCAGTCGGCTCAGAAGTTTTTCAAGGATATGATCGTTGAGTACGGTGATCATTCTGGTAATGTTGTTCGCCTTGGCGCCGTCCTCGATCAACGATCGGACAACCTGCGAGGTGCGGCCGGCAATTTCATAGAGACCTTCCGCCTCTCTCTGGGCGGCAATTTCTCTGAATATATAGATCGGCGACGTCCCCTGGAGCACCATGATATCATGGGTGGTAATAACCCCGATGATTTCTTCATTGCTTTCAACGACCAGATGATGGATACGGTTGCTCATCATTTTGAGCAGGGCGTCGAAACACACCGAATGGGACTGAATCTTATGTACAACCTCGGTCATGATTTCGCTGACCGGCGTTTCGTATTTGAGTCCAACGGCAACTACCTTGGTGCGCAGATCCTTGT
Proteins encoded in this window:
- a CDS encoding 3'-5' exonuclease gives rise to the protein MFLKMLGAKEPKEVHPLIRENNVFFNTLDQNMPLSDYEFVVFDTELTGMNRKKDEIISIGAVRIRGLKIIAGETFHTFVRPDSLEPRDSTLIHRITPEQLEDAPAIAAILDKFIEFCGNALLVGHYVDLDVAFVNRAAKRILGGVMRNPCLDTMRLSQAYTAMCWEQYHDRFNLQVSYNLADLVKTYGLPEFSKHDALEDALQTAYLFLYLVKNIHKHGYHTLKELFSAGRAGLSFF
- a CDS encoding CBS domain-containing protein — translated: MTKNNDVHAVPAEVVMDFLKKTMPFNELEPDELNSLAKQCQIDFYPKGTRIFQQDVTEVMHFFLIQKGGVRIYLQDEGGGITLKDFRGEGEYFGALPIIQETKANLNVETIEDTFCFLFSKEAFLHLVRSSPRVAQYYLKSFSEKLVKTAYHELRQRKVGPRLESGLYLFNARVGDIVKGVPRAIVSSDSVQFAAAEMARHRIGSLLVNDASGKLAGIVTDKDLRTKVVAVGLKYETPVSEIMTEVVHKIQSHSVCFDALLKMMSNRIHHLVVESNEEIIGVITTHDIMVLQGTSPIYIFREIAAQREAEGLYEIAGRTSQVVRSLIEDGAKANNITRMITVLNDHILEKLLSRLVVELGNPPVSFCWLLMGSEGRREQTFMTDQDNAIIYSNPVNEKQAKAAEEYFKVFGEKAIEHLVKCGYPRCPGDIMASNPRWRQSYATWEGYFDRWIMTPNPEEVLNATIFFDFRGGFGDLELANALRKHLAAEAAKRDIFLLHLARDCQRTRPPLSFFKNLIVEKDGEHKDQLDFKTRGLVPFVDFARLMSLKHGVQETNTLVRLQLLQEREAMPRELYLEMIEAYEFLMQLRLVHQLQKLEDGKTPDNYINPKYLSDLEKRTLKEAFAVIQRMQNFIQYEFKLVNA